From Rudanella lutea DSM 19387, a single genomic window includes:
- a CDS encoding NINE protein, with product MKKLFLFLMLTVASMSAFAADASVEAYMVDDQQVEQLIAQSEDISLSVVQNDMLQNQSAMTAMTAAPAQVKANKEFVPALLLNLFLGGLGIHRLYLGTKPLTWIGYILTCGGIFGVVPLVDLIVLIINNDNLSPYIDNPKFFMWAK from the coding sequence ATGAAAAAATTATTCCTTTTCTTGATGCTCACCGTAGCCAGCATGAGTGCTTTTGCTGCCGATGCATCCGTTGAAGCGTACATGGTCGATGACCAGCAAGTAGAGCAGTTGATCGCCCAGAGCGAAGACATCAGCCTGTCGGTTGTGCAGAACGATATGCTGCAAAACCAGTCGGCAATGACCGCCATGACGGCTGCTCCTGCGCAGGTGAAAGCCAACAAAGAGTTTGTTCCGGCTCTGTTGTTGAACCTGTTCCTGGGTGGTCTGGGTATTCACCGTCTGTACTTGGGTACTAAGCCACTTACCTGGATCGGCTACATCCTGACGTGTGGTGGTATCTTTGGTGTTGTACCCCTTGTTGACTTGATCGTGCTGATCATCAACAACGACAACCTGT
- a CDS encoding cold-shock protein yields MQTGVVKFFNESKGYGFIVDDESKKEIFVHITGLNGVTIRENDQVQYEVVDGKKGLNAVKVQKL; encoded by the coding sequence ATGCAAACAGGAGTAGTTAAGTTTTTCAACGAGAGCAAAGGGTACGGTTTTATTGTTGATGATGAGTCGAAGAAAGAAATCTTCGTACACATCACCGGCCTGAACGGCGTCACGATTCGTGAAAACGATCAGGTACAGTACGAAGTAGTTGATGGCAAGAAAGGCCTCAACGCCGTTAAAGTACAGAAACTGTAA